A window of Psychroflexus sp. ALD_RP9 contains these coding sequences:
- a CDS encoding response regulator translates to MNFWKKALNVGVSSDNKSKEKKRIRLLNLVAYISIAHALFFLVFDALTDIFDLQKALTLGTQLLLFFTIIYIQYKQRFLLARALFFLLVFVILFYHCNYAFKGFYGEYQYIVLPLISLFFFDNKYLHYFLLCIAIAAFYLPNLYFNNYPEAYFGYFNVSLLFGGLFLLVSFFKNENDKNELLLKKEKDIVVKDKKLLEKQQNELKELNRFKSNFFTNISHEIRTPITLVKGYAERLSLTENNKENSEYLDIIQMQANKIEGIVNDLLNLSKLDANQLLLRKSAIEITNFINKLYNRYKKLFSDKGIQLSLDINISPVTIEMDKDYFEKSLENILENALKFTPKNGEVIIAIHHEEALKISILDNGVGIPQKDLPKVFKRFYQADNDITRSVGTGIGLSFAKSIIEKHGFSVDVESIPDIETKFTIKVPAQFIIEVSKINNHYLENTLQSKIKSLKDETILIVEDNIDMQNYLKLVLKDFKVVLASNGLEGIKLVEKHKPKAIITDYMMPVMNGLELVKELKSQSLKTPVIVLTASNSETDKLNMLRVGIDAYLTKPFNEEELLLGLTKAIKYYKQIQQFEQKIPNSEKLKLSNQHHDYYQEILAIIEKNYSSKNFGVEQLAEMMNLSRSSLFRKTKYFLGQTPNELIKEVRYQKARLLLIEKPKISKTELAEAVGLYNATYFYNNLQNRFNNESSK, encoded by the coding sequence ATGAATTTTTGGAAAAAAGCGCTTAATGTAGGAGTAAGCTCAGATAATAAATCAAAAGAAAAAAAAAGAATAAGACTTCTTAATTTAGTAGCTTATATATCTATAGCTCATGCTTTATTTTTTTTAGTTTTTGATGCTTTGACTGATATTTTCGATTTGCAAAAAGCTTTAACTCTTGGCACTCAATTACTATTATTTTTCACTATTATTTACATACAATACAAGCAAAGATTTCTACTTGCAAGAGCACTGTTTTTTTTATTAGTATTCGTAATATTATTTTACCATTGTAATTATGCCTTTAAAGGTTTTTATGGTGAATATCAGTACATAGTTTTACCATTAATTTCTTTATTTTTTTTTGATAATAAATACTTACACTACTTTTTACTATGTATTGCTATCGCTGCTTTTTACCTTCCTAATTTATATTTTAATAATTATCCTGAGGCCTATTTTGGTTATTTTAATGTTTCGCTTCTTTTTGGAGGTTTATTTTTATTAGTTAGTTTTTTTAAAAATGAAAATGATAAAAATGAACTTCTCCTCAAAAAAGAGAAAGATATTGTAGTAAAAGACAAAAAACTATTAGAAAAACAACAAAATGAATTAAAAGAATTGAATCGTTTTAAATCAAATTTTTTTACAAACATATCACATGAAATTAGAACTCCTATAACCTTAGTAAAAGGATACGCAGAGCGATTAAGCTTAACTGAAAACAATAAAGAAAATTCTGAATATTTAGACATTATACAAATGCAAGCAAATAAAATTGAAGGCATTGTTAATGACTTACTTAATTTATCTAAGCTAGATGCAAACCAACTTTTACTACGTAAATCTGCAATAGAAATAACAAATTTCATTAATAAGCTTTACAACAGATATAAAAAACTGTTTAGCGATAAAGGAATACAACTCTCCCTAGACATCAACATTTCACCGGTAACCATCGAAATGGATAAAGACTATTTTGAAAAGTCATTAGAAAACATTTTAGAAAATGCATTAAAGTTTACTCCAAAAAATGGAGAAGTAATTATTGCAATTCATCATGAAGAAGCACTTAAAATTTCTATCCTTGACAATGGTGTTGGTATTCCACAAAAAGATTTACCTAAGGTTTTTAAAAGGTTTTATCAAGCTGATAATGATATTACCAGAAGTGTTGGTACTGGTATAGGGCTTTCATTTGCAAAAAGTATTATAGAAAAGCATGGTTTTAGTGTTGATGTAGAAAGTATTCCAGACATTGAAACAAAATTTACTATAAAAGTACCTGCACAATTTATAATCGAAGTGAGTAAAATAAATAATCATTATTTAGAAAATACTTTGCAATCTAAAATAAAAAGCTTGAAAGATGAAACAATTCTTATAGTAGAAGACAATATTGATATGCAAAATTATTTGAAGCTTGTTCTAAAAGATTTCAAAGTTGTTCTAGCATCAAATGGCTTAGAAGGAATAAAATTAGTAGAAAAGCATAAACCAAAAGCAATAATTACAGATTACATGATGCCTGTAATGAACGGCTTAGAATTAGTAAAAGAGCTAAAAAGTCAATCTTTAAAAACGCCCGTAATTGTGCTTACTGCAAGTAATAGTGAAACAGACAAATTAAATATGTTACGTGTAGGCATTGATGCTTATTTAACCAAACCATTTAACGAAGAAGAACTCTTATTAGGCTTAACTAAAGCTATAAAGTATTATAAACAAATTCAACAATTTGAACAAAAAATTCCAAATTCTGAAAAACTGAAACTATCAAATCAACATCATGATTATTATCAGGAAATACTAGCGATAATAGAAAAAAATTATTCTAGCAAAAATTTTGGTGTCGAGCAGTTAGCAGAGATGATGAATCTATCTAGAAGTAGTTTGTTTAGAAAAACAAAATATTTTTTAGGACAAACTCCTAACGAATTGATTAAAGAAGTAAGGTATCAAAAAGCAAGATTATTATTAATTGAAAAACCTAAAATTAGTAAAACAGAATTAGCTGAAGCTGTTGGCTTATACAACGCTACTTATTTTTATAATAATTTACAAAATAGGTTTAATAATGAGAGTTCAAAATAA
- a CDS encoding DUF4197 domain-containing protein yields MKKFQLFICLILCTFTTFAQFGRLKDVISGDESINFTEQQAVEAIKTTLENGVRKEVKKLTVKNGFLNNELAKIGFPENIKNVERKLRAVGLDNLVDKAVASLNHTAEEATKEAIPIFTDAITNIKVEDGINIIKGNESAATTYLKQKTYQQLYNKMSPIVSVKFKSVKADAIWSQLTTKYNRLPFTKDVNPDLIDYVTSQALEGVFKSIAKEELDIRNELSARTSDILRTVFGN; encoded by the coding sequence ATGAAAAAATTTCAATTATTCATTTGCTTGATCTTGTGCACGTTTACTACTTTTGCTCAATTTGGCCGATTAAAAGACGTAATCTCAGGAGATGAGTCAATTAATTTTACAGAACAACAAGCTGTTGAAGCTATTAAAACAACACTCGAAAATGGTGTTAGAAAAGAAGTTAAAAAACTTACTGTTAAAAACGGATTCTTAAACAACGAGTTAGCAAAAATTGGGTTTCCTGAAAACATAAAAAATGTTGAACGTAAACTTCGTGCTGTTGGTTTAGACAATTTAGTTGATAAAGCCGTTGCATCACTTAACCACACTGCCGAGGAAGCTACAAAAGAGGCCATCCCAATTTTTACCGATGCTATTACAAACATAAAAGTTGAAGATGGTATTAATATCATTAAAGGCAATGAAAGCGCAGCAACAACTTATTTAAAACAAAAAACTTATCAACAACTTTATAACAAGATGTCTCCGATAGTTAGCGTAAAATTTAAAAGTGTTAAAGCTGATGCCATTTGGTCTCAATTAACCACAAAATATAATCGCTTACCGTTTACTAAAGATGTTAATCCAGATCTAATAGACTATGTTACTTCTCAAGCGCTTGAAGGTGTTTTTAAATCTATCGCAAAAGAAGAGCTAGACATCAGAAATGAACTAAGTGCAAGAACTTCAGATATTTTAAGAACAGTATTTGGTAACTAA